The following is a genomic window from Vibrio cyclitrophicus.
ATGCTTTATTCCTTAGATAATGATCAATTGACCTTCAATTGCACCAGCTTGTTTCAGTGCTTGAAGGATTGCCATTAAATCAGAAGGCGCTGCGCCCACTTCATTGACTGCACGAACCAAATCATCCAGCGTTAGACCCGGTTCAAACTTGAACATCTTGCCATCGGCTTCTGTGACTTCGATATCAGAATCAGGAACCACTACGGTTTGACCACCAGAAAATGCATTCGGTTGGCTCACGTTGAGGTTTTCTTTGATTGCTACCGTCATACCACCGTGTGTTACCGCTGCCGCTTTTAAGCGAACATGTTTACCAACCACAATCGTACCAGTACGAGAGTTAACAATGATTTTTGCTGAACCCTCTGCAGGATCGAACTCGATGTTTTCGATTGCCGATAAGAAAGCCACACGCTGGCTGATTTCACGTGGTGCGCGAACCTTTACTGAAGTCGCATCAACCGCTGAAGCCATTTGTGGGCCTAGAAAATTATTAACTGCATCAGCTAAGCGCTGCGCCGTTGTGAAATCTGATTGGATTAGGTTGAACGTGATGTAGTCACCACGACCGAATGGCGTTGGGATTTCTTGTTCGACCGTCGCGCCGCTAGAGATGATGCCGACATTAGGATTGTTACCGACAATCTTAGAACCATCATTACCTTGAGCACTAAAGCCACTCACCACCAAGTTACCTTGTGCTACCGCGTACACTTGACCGTCTAGACCTTTCAGGAAAGTCTGCAGTAAGGTACCACCACGAAGGCTTTTTGCTGAACCTATAGAAGACACCGTTACATCAACTTCCTGACCTTGCTTAGAGAAGGCTGGCAATTCAGCGGTAACAATTACTGCCGCTACGTTTTTGGTTTTTGGCTTAGTGCCGGGCGGCAATTGGATGCCAAAATTTTGCAGCATTGCGTTAAACGTTTGATCAGTAAAGGGAGTTGTCTCACCT
Proteins encoded in this region:
- a CDS encoding flagellar basal body P-ring protein FlgI; this encodes MKKLTLVLLGMLFLATSAHAARIKDVAKVAGVRSNQLVGYGLVTGLPGTGETTPFTDQTFNAMLQNFGIQLPPGTKPKTKNVAAVIVTAELPAFSKQGQEVDVTVSSIGSAKSLRGGTLLQTFLKGLDGQVYAVAQGNLVVSGFSAQGNDGSKIVGNNPNVGIISSGATVEQEIPTPFGRGDYITFNLIQSDFTTAQRLADAVNNFLGPQMASAVDATSVKVRAPREISQRVAFLSAIENIEFDPAEGSAKIIVNSRTGTIVVGKHVRLKAAAVTHGGMTVAIKENLNVSQPNAFSGGQTVVVPDSDIEVTEADGKMFKFEPGLTLDDLVRAVNEVGAAPSDLMAILQALKQAGAIEGQLIII